Part of the Opitutus sp. ER46 genome is shown below.
GTTGCGTGTACGACGCCACGGGCAAGCTCCTGCACTACGAAGGCACGTGTCTCGACATCACCGAACACAAGCGCCTCGCGGAGATGCAGGCCGCCAAAGCCCAGGCCGAGATCGCGAACCGCGCCAAGAGCGCGTTCCTCGCCAACATGTCGCACGAGATCCGCACGCCGATGAACGCCATCCTCGGGTTCACCCAGCTGCTGCTGCGGGACCAGACGGTCACGCCGGCGCAGCGCGAGCGGCTCGAAACGATCGATCGCAACGGCGAGTACCTCCTTGCGCTGCTGAACGACGTGCTCGAGATCTCGAAGATCGAGGCGAATCGCGCGTCGCTGAAACTTGCGCCCTGCGACCTCGGCGCGCTCGCGCGGGATGTGCATTCGATGTTCGGCGCGCGCGCGGAGGCAAAAGGCCTTGCGCTCGTGATCGAGGGCCTGTCCAGCCTGCCCCGGCGCGTGATCACGGACGACGGCAAGTTGCGCCAGATTCTCGTCAATCTCCTCGGCAACGCGGTGAAATTCACGCCCCACGGGCGCATCACCCTGCGCCTGCGCGCCCTGCGGGAGGATGACGCCCATTGGCTGATCCAGGGCGAGGTGGAGGATACGGGCGTGGGCATTTCCGCCGAAGACCAGACGCGGTTGTTCCAGCGCTTTGAACAAGCCGCCGCCGGACGCGCCCTGGGGAGTGGCACGGGCCTGGGCCTCGTTATCAGCCGCGGCTTCGCCCGCCTGATGGGCGGAGACATCACCGTCCGCAGCGAAGTGGGCCATGGTTCGACCTTCAGCGTCGCCTTGCGCGTGGGCGCGGTGGCGGACGAGGCGCCCGATGAACGCCGCGCCGCCGCGCGCTGCGTGCTGCGGCTGCGCCCAGGCCAGCGCGTCCGTCGCCTGCTGGTGGTCGACGACCAGGGCGACAGCCGTCGGCTGCTGTCCGAATTGCTCGGCGGGGTGGGCTTCGAGATTCGCGAGGCTGCGGACGGCGCCGCCGCCATCGACGTGTTCGAAGCCTGGCGCCCAGACGCGATCATCATGGACCTGCGGATGCCGAACATGGACGGCGCCGAGGCCACCCGCCGGATTCGCGAACGTGAGCACGGGCGCACGGTGAAGATCCTGGGGCTTTCCGCGAGCGTTCTGGGCGAGGATCCGCGGCCGATCCCAGGCACGGACGATTTCCTGGGGAAGCCGTTTCGCGACGCCGAACTCTTCGAGCGCCTGCGGCGGCTGCTTGACGTCGAATTTGAATACGCCGCCGCGCCGAGTGCTCCGGCCGGCGCGAAAGCGGCGATTGCCGGCCAGGTCCCCGTCGAGTTTGCCGCCGCTCTGCGGCAGGCGATCGCCGCCGCGGATCTCGATGCCGTGATGGGAATTCTGAACTCCATGGGCGCGCAGGCGCCCAGCTTTGCCGCCGAGTTGCGCCGGCTGGCCGAGCGTTACGATTGGGAAGCGCTTGCTGCGCACGTGCCGGGCGACGATACACCCGGGTCCTCATGACGCTGCCGCAGCCGCCCGATTCTTCTCCCGCCAACATCCTCGTCGTCGACGATACGGCGGCCAACCTGCACCTCCTCGCGAGCATGCTGAAGGCGCGCGGCTATCGCGTGCGCCCCGTCAGCAGCGGGGAGATGGCGCTGCGGGCGGTGGAGGTCCAGACGCCGGATCTCATCCTGCTCGATATCACGATGCCTGGGATGAACGGCTATGAGGTTTGCAGCCGGCTCAAGGCCGACCCGCGGTGGCGCGACATTCCCGTGCTCTTCATCAGCGCGCTGAGCGGGACGGAGGACAAGATTCGCTCGTTCCAGGCGGGCGGCATCGACTACGTGGGGAAGCCGTTTCAGTTCGAGGAGGTCGACGCGCGGGTGCGCACGCATCTCGAGCTGCGGCGGCACCAGCGTGAGCTGCAGGAGAGCTATGCCCGGCTCAAGGTCACCGAAGAACTGCGCGACAGCCTCACGCACATGATCGCGCACGACATGCGTTCGCCGCTGCTCGCGTTGCAGATGTCGATGGAACTGTTGCGGGAGATGATTCCCAACCCGGCTCCGGACGCCGCGCAGATGATGACGACGGCCAGCCGCAGCGTCTCGCAGTTGATCGAGATGGTCTCGCAGATGCTCGATGTCAGCCGGATGCAGGCGGGGACGATGGAACTGGACCGCCAGCCGACCGAGCTGGTTTCGCTCACATCCGACGTGTTGGAAACCCTGCGGCCGCTCTCGCCCGAGCGGCGGATCGAGTTGAGTGCGCCGCCCAAGGCGTACGCGACTTGTGATGCGAGCATCATCCGCCGCGTGCTGGCGAATCTCGTCGCGAACGCGCTGAAGTTCACCCCCGCGCCTGGGATCGTGCAGGTTGGAATTGATCTGGAACCGGCGCTGGTGCGGGTCCGCGTGCGCGACACGGGGCCGGGCATCGCACCCGAGCACCACCAGCGGATTTTTCAGAAGTTCGGCCGGGTCGGGACGGGGAACGCCCGGTTGCCCGGCACGGGGCTGGGGCTCACGTTCTCCAAGATGGCGGTCGAGGCGCACGGCGGTCAGATCGGGCTTACGAGCGTGCTGGGGCAGGGCAGCACCTTCTGGATTACGCTCCCCACCACCCCCGCGGAGCAGCGGCCGACGGGGGCGTAAGGCGAATCTCAACCATGCGAATCGAACACGCGGCGATCTGGTGTGCCGACCTGGAAACGTTGCGCCGCTTCTATGAGGCCCAGTTTGGCGCCATCTCCGGTCCGCGGTACGACAATCCCACCAAGCAGTTCTCGTCGTACTTCCTGCGCTTCACGTCCGGCGCGCGACTCGAGCTGATGCAGCGGGGGGACGTCACCCGTCGCGCCGAGGCGACCGTGCAGGGCCCGGCGCACCTGGCTTTTGCCGTGGGCGCTGAGGATGAAGTCCGGGCGACGATCGAGCGTCTCCGGCAGGCCGGCGTACCGGTGGTGGGCGAGCCGCGCCGGACGGGCGACGGCTACTTCGAAGCGGTGGTGACAGATCCCGAGGGCAATCTCATCGAGATCGTGGCCGCCTAGGAGCGGCGCCTAGTCCAGGACCGCCGGTCGACGTCGACCGGACCGGGGTCCCTGGCGGCCCCCCCCAAGACCCGGGGCGTTGGCTACTCGACCCGCTGCCGGGCAACTTCGCCCAGGTCTTCGCCCCCGCGCAGCACGCGGAGCCGATACTCGTAGGCGAACGGCGGCTTGGTCAGGCGGAACTCGGGGTGGGGCAGTTCGCCCCAGGAGTTGTCGCCGCCGAGGCCGCGCTGGTGCCAGTCGAGGTTCAGGCTGACCGTGCGCCGATCGGGCATCAGGTAACGGTAGTGGTGCTCGTTGTGTGTCGCGCAGAACAGATCGTCCGCCGTGTAGTGGAGCGCGTTGGCGCTGAGGAGCGGCCGGCCCACCGCCAGGATGCCCCGACCGGACGCGTCGGTAAGCGCAATCCAGCGCACCGCCACCTTGTTCCCGGTCTCCTGCGGCTTGATGTAGTCGAAATACTGGTCCCGCACGCGCCCCGAATAGAGGCCCACGCGGGCGTCCTGGCGGTCCCAATACGTCTCCTGCGGTCCCTTGCCGAGCCAGGTGAGCTGGTCGAAACCCTCGCGCAGCACGGTGTTCATGCCAAAGCGGGGGACTTCGCGGAATGGCGTGGCGCCTTCCTCGAGCGCGGCGCGCACGAGAATGTCACCCGAACCAAGTACGGTCCACGTGAGGCGGTAGGGGGCGCCGAAGGCGCCGATGACGCCGGTGGCCGAGAGGGTTACCCGGTCCGCCCCGGCCGGTTCGGCGCGGACATCCGTGGCCGTCCAACTCTCATGCGCG
Proteins encoded:
- a CDS encoding hybrid sensor histidine kinase/response regulator, which codes for MTLPQPPDSSPANILVVDDTAANLHLLASMLKARGYRVRPVSSGEMALRAVEVQTPDLILLDITMPGMNGYEVCSRLKADPRWRDIPVLFISALSGTEDKIRSFQAGGIDYVGKPFQFEEVDARVRTHLELRRHQRELQESYARLKVTEELRDSLTHMIAHDMRSPLLALQMSMELLREMIPNPAPDAAQMMTTASRSVSQLIEMVSQMLDVSRMQAGTMELDRQPTELVSLTSDVLETLRPLSPERRIELSAPPKAYATCDASIIRRVLANLVANALKFTPAPGIVQVGIDLEPALVRVRVRDTGPGIAPEHHQRIFQKFGRVGTGNARLPGTGLGLTFSKMAVEAHGGQIGLTSVLGQGSTFWITLPTTPAEQRPTGA
- a CDS encoding VOC family protein; translation: MRIEHAAIWCADLETLRRFYEAQFGAISGPRYDNPTKQFSSYFLRFTSGARLELMQRGDVTRRAEATVQGPAHLAFAVGAEDEVRATIERLRQAGVPVVGEPRRTGDGYFEAVVTDPEGNLIEIVAA